Proteins encoded together in one Deinococcus irradiatisoli window:
- a CDS encoding lysophospholipid acyltransferase family protein: MTSPAFDPFEWTLRSTIRRSVRQSLRGLWVRGDVPLGAAVLAPSHHSWWDGYALRELAWQLGQPFQVLMTERQLENFPFLRLAGALGDREVRPALRALQQDCWVVVFPEGQLEAPGTLRRVQPGAAWLAHKSGAALYPVALRVVLRGQPQPEAYLRFGPPVAGPDLPAALKRELELLDAELLASDPEEPLAGYLRWVGRAAFHADPPNLAARWLARLTRNAADK, from the coding sequence ATGACTTCTCCCGCCTTCGATCCGTTCGAATGGACACTGAGAAGCACCATTCGCCGCAGCGTTCGCCAGTCGCTGCGGGGCCTGTGGGTGCGCGGTGACGTGCCACTGGGCGCGGCGGTGCTGGCCCCCTCACACCACTCGTGGTGGGACGGCTACGCCCTGCGCGAACTGGCCTGGCAACTTGGCCAGCCGTTTCAGGTGCTGATGACCGAGCGGCAATTGGAAAACTTTCCCTTTCTGCGCCTCGCCGGGGCACTGGGCGACCGCGAGGTGCGCCCTGCCCTGCGGGCGCTGCAGCAGGACTGCTGGGTGGTGGTGTTTCCCGAGGGGCAGCTCGAAGCGCCCGGCACCTTGCGGCGGGTGCAGCCGGGCGCGGCCTGGCTGGCGCACAAGTCCGGCGCGGCGCTCTATCCGGTGGCGCTGCGGGTGGTGCTGCGCGGCCAGCCGCAACCGGAAGCCTACCTGCGTTTCGGGCCGCCGGTCGCGGGGCCTGACCTGCCCGCCGCGCTGAAACGCGAACTCGAACTGCTCGACGCCGAGCTGCTTGCCAGCGATCCCGAGGAGCCGCTGGCCGGTTACCTGCGCTGGGTCGGCCGGGCCGCCTTCCACGCCGATCCGCCGAATCTGGCGGCCCGCTGGCTGGCCCGGCTGACCCGGAACGCCGCCGACAAGTGA
- a CDS encoding efflux RND transporter periplasmic adaptor subunit, translated as MESSDASVSKGAPRHLPESPPRRRLPTWAIAIPLMLLAGYGGYRLGQPSGTQAQGGFGSGQFGAGQGAGRTAGQTQTGQAGGPQGGQGGQARSAQGAQGGAGAASPGASGSFGGANRSAQGGGAGSGTAQSGARSFGQSGAGQGQATSQSGGRSRAGGLGGGVEIPVTAVTVKAGTLTTNRSTTGTVAAAQTTTVSARSSGTVTQIGSSVGQSVKAGDVVVKLSNSDLNASVENAQNALQSAQAQLANQTTTLTASRTQLEQSVRSAQLALQNAQNTYNASQQIYAVGALAKSELDAQALAVQQAQGNLVTANANLQANTTARTSGLRDLQLSVDKARIALQQAQTAASNVDITAPFAGQITGISVTGGEYLNAGSPAFDLVSSARTLTFSAPPSEAAGLTVGRELTFLAGQTRYPIKVSQNPGSPTNGTVQLTARFIGNALPPLGTVGSVTYASTVGKGTLVATTALQIDNDQTSVYVVEGGKASIQPVTVLGQTGDTAVVSGLKAGSQVITSPPAGLLDGASVTTEAQTARQGAGSGFGGPPAGP; from the coding sequence ATGGAGAGTTCTGACGCTTCGGTTTCCAAAGGCGCGCCGCGCCACCTTCCAGAGTCTCCCCCGCGCCGGCGCCTGCCGACCTGGGCCATTGCCATTCCGCTGATGCTGCTGGCCGGCTATGGTGGTTACCGGCTGGGGCAGCCGTCCGGCACCCAGGCCCAGGGCGGGTTCGGGTCGGGCCAGTTCGGAGCGGGGCAGGGCGCCGGCCGCACCGCCGGGCAGACCCAGACCGGCCAGGCAGGCGGGCCGCAGGGGGGTCAAGGCGGACAGGCCCGCAGCGCTCAGGGCGCTCAAGGCGGAGCGGGCGCGGCCAGCCCAGGGGCTTCCGGCTCGTTCGGCGGCGCCAACCGCAGCGCCCAGGGCGGCGGAGCGGGGAGCGGTACGGCCCAGAGCGGCGCACGCTCGTTCGGTCAGTCGGGGGCGGGGCAGGGCCAGGCCACCAGCCAGTCTGGTGGCCGCAGCCGCGCGGGTGGTCTGGGCGGCGGCGTGGAAATTCCGGTCACCGCCGTGACGGTCAAGGCCGGCACCCTCACCACCAACCGCAGCACCACCGGCACTGTCGCCGCTGCCCAGACCACCACTGTGTCGGCACGCAGCAGCGGCACCGTGACCCAGATCGGCTCCTCGGTGGGCCAGAGCGTCAAGGCCGGAGACGTAGTCGTCAAGCTCAGCAATTCCGACCTCAACGCCAGCGTTGAGAATGCCCAGAACGCCCTGCAAAGCGCCCAGGCCCAGCTCGCCAACCAGACCACCACCCTGACGGCCAGCCGCACCCAGCTGGAACAAAGCGTCAGATCGGCCCAACTGGCGCTGCAAAACGCCCAGAACACCTACAACGCCTCCCAGCAGATCTACGCGGTGGGCGCGCTGGCCAAGAGCGAACTCGACGCCCAGGCGCTGGCGGTGCAGCAGGCCCAGGGCAACCTGGTGACGGCCAACGCCAACCTGCAGGCCAACACCACCGCCCGCACCAGCGGCCTGCGCGACCTGCAACTCAGTGTCGACAAGGCCCGCATCGCCCTACAGCAGGCCCAGACGGCGGCCAGCAACGTCGACATCACCGCTCCCTTCGCCGGGCAGATCACAGGGATCTCGGTGACCGGCGGCGAATACCTGAATGCCGGCAGCCCGGCTTTCGATCTGGTCAGCTCGGCGCGTACCCTCACCTTCAGCGCTCCGCCCAGCGAGGCCGCTGGCCTGACGGTGGGCCGAGAGCTGACCTTCCTGGCCGGGCAGACCCGCTATCCCATCAAGGTGTCGCAAAACCCCGGCTCGCCGACCAACGGTACGGTGCAGCTCACCGCCCGCTTCATCGGGAACGCGCTGCCGCCGCTGGGCACGGTGGGGTCGGTGACGTACGCCTCCACCGTGGGCAAAGGCACCCTGGTTGCCACCACCGCCCTGCAAATCGACAACGACCAGACCTCGGTGTACGTGGTCGAGGGGGGTAAGGCCAGCATTCAGCCGGTCACGGTGCTGGGCCAGACCGGCGACACCGCCGTGGTCAGCGGCCTGAAGGCCGGCTCGCAGGTGATCACCTCACCGCCGGCCGGCCTGCTCGACGGCGCCAGCGTGACCACCGAAGCCCAGACGGCCCGGCAGGGCGCGGGCAGCGGCTTCGGCGGCCCGCCGGCTGGGCCTTAA
- a CDS encoding efflux RND transporter permease subunit → MTDPASTPARPEPRKTARERQKEFFGRINPLVNFSVSRYVFSIGIFIGIVVFGLVSMRSLGVDLLPTVNIPVVNVSASYPGASPEAVDKQVTQVLESAVAQVIGATSVSSTSSSGSSRVTLQFADGTDQDAAANQVASLVASAARRLPAGTDTPSVRTFNPNASAILEFGIAGGRASLDDVYDYANNVLLPALQRVDGVANVTLAGGSTRQIQVLLNPDLLSTYGLTPAAVSSAITSSNINSSIGTITRNNTTLTYTTNSLLTSVADVASVKIDAERGLQVSDVASVRNNASTDSYTRVNGLPVVLVSIQQTAGSNAVSVVDNVKALIGATKLPSGYSVTFSNDTTAPIRASIAATEHELYITALVVAVVTMLFLGRLNTAFTVIAAIPISLAAAPILYRLMGFTFNQVSLLALIVAIGIVVDDSIVVAENVERYRALGYNRVQSVLKGASEVFSAVAAASLSLLAVLIPVSFLGGIIGSYLQQFALGLAAAVAMSWLEALLFLTVRMAYTPDAHPLGWRDMGRSLASLPARLSWGLRSVRTAWFWIAFIVVLAAIWSLTHRPLYLLGAVLLPLALGLAVYVWSAVLAFLEALTTTLSGWTNRLLALVREAYARTLDDALHFSPLVLIFAAAFLAATVVIAVPKMNFTFTPATDSGTLRASLRLPSGLSLSSTNQLLGRLENYFLSQKDVQTVQSSVSNSGASVNITLKPIEERPSINTLTREYQQGLRNLYSDQPNVRANIFSQGGFRGQGSQQSINLVSSNFDLLKERAGLAVTTLEADPNILSVSSSLDNTNLENRFVPNQNLLAGTGLSASNVASTLNNYASGTSAGSVEVGGVTYPIQVTVDPARLTDEQSLLSLPIYSSTLRSNLTVGQLGRVTQGSAPNRIERSNRIYSLSLNYQPATDTALSTNALTQQVQDDLTKAGVLDNLVSVGAADRNGGAALGNTLGTLGVQAFALSLLLVYLVMGSQFNSFRYPFYLLLPVPFAVAGALWVIALTGNSLDIFGVLGFLLLIGLSAKNAIIYLEFVVEKMQEMPFREALIEASRLRFRPIIMTTLTVLVISVPLLLNTGSGSEYGKSISLVIVGGVSVSAFMTFFVVPAAFYLFERRRAEKNQPPLPARPTAEERPLPRTEGGYAPGR, encoded by the coding sequence ATGACCGATCCCGCTTCCACCCCGGCCCGGCCAGAGCCGCGCAAAACCGCCCGCGAGCGCCAGAAGGAATTTTTCGGGCGCATCAACCCGCTGGTCAACTTCTCGGTGTCCCGGTACGTCTTTTCCATCGGCATCTTCATCGGCATCGTGGTGTTCGGGCTGGTGTCGATGCGCTCGCTGGGCGTGGACCTGCTGCCCACCGTCAATATTCCGGTGGTCAACGTCTCGGCCAGCTATCCGGGGGCCAGCCCCGAGGCGGTGGACAAACAGGTCACCCAGGTGCTCGAAAGCGCCGTGGCGCAGGTGATCGGCGCGACCAGCGTGTCGAGCACCAGCAGCAGCGGCAGCAGCCGGGTGACCTTGCAGTTCGCCGACGGCACCGATCAGGACGCCGCCGCCAACCAGGTGGCCTCGCTGGTCGCCAGCGCCGCCCGCCGCCTGCCCGCCGGCACCGACACGCCCAGCGTGCGGACGTTCAACCCCAATGCCAGCGCCATTCTGGAATTCGGCATCGCGGGCGGCCGCGCCAGCCTCGACGACGTGTACGACTACGCCAACAACGTGCTGCTGCCGGCCCTGCAGCGGGTGGACGGCGTCGCCAACGTGACGCTGGCCGGCGGCTCGACCCGGCAGATTCAGGTGCTGCTCAACCCCGATTTGCTGAGCACCTACGGCCTGACGCCCGCCGCCGTGAGTTCGGCGATCACGTCGAGCAACATCAATTCCTCGATCGGCACCATCACCCGCAACAACACCACCCTGACCTACACCACCAACAGTCTGCTCACCAGCGTGGCCGACGTGGCGAGCGTCAAGATCGACGCCGAGCGCGGCCTTCAGGTCTCGGACGTGGCGAGTGTGCGGAACAACGCATCTACCGACAGTTACACTCGCGTCAACGGCCTGCCGGTGGTGCTGGTCTCGATTCAGCAGACCGCCGGCAGCAACGCGGTGAGCGTGGTGGACAACGTCAAGGCGCTGATTGGGGCCACCAAGCTGCCCAGCGGCTACAGCGTGACCTTCAGCAACGACACCACCGCGCCGATCCGCGCCTCGATCGCCGCGACCGAGCACGAGCTCTATATCACCGCGCTGGTGGTGGCGGTCGTGACCATGCTGTTTCTGGGCCGGCTCAACACCGCGTTCACCGTCATCGCGGCGATTCCCATCTCGCTGGCCGCCGCGCCGATTCTCTACCGCCTGATGGGCTTTACCTTCAATCAGGTGTCGCTGCTGGCCCTGATCGTGGCGATCGGCATCGTGGTGGACGACTCGATCGTGGTGGCCGAGAACGTCGAGCGCTACCGGGCGCTGGGCTACAACCGCGTCCAATCGGTGCTCAAGGGCGCCTCCGAGGTGTTCAGCGCGGTGGCGGCGGCCTCGCTGTCGCTGCTGGCGGTGCTGATTCCGGTCAGCTTCCTGGGCGGCATCATCGGCTCGTATTTGCAGCAGTTCGCGCTGGGGCTGGCGGCGGCGGTGGCGATGTCGTGGCTCGAAGCGCTGCTGTTTCTGACCGTCCGGATGGCCTACACCCCCGACGCGCACCCGCTGGGCTGGCGCGACATGGGGCGCAGCCTGGCCAGCTTGCCGGCGCGGCTGAGCTGGGGCCTGCGCTCGGTGCGCACCGCCTGGTTCTGGATCGCCTTTATCGTCGTGCTGGCCGCCATCTGGTCATTGACCCACCGCCCGCTGTACCTGCTCGGCGCGGTGCTGCTGCCGCTGGCGCTGGGCCTGGCGGTCTATGTGTGGAGCGCGGTGCTGGCCTTTCTGGAAGCGCTCACCACCACCCTCAGCGGCTGGACCAACCGCCTGCTGGCACTGGTGCGCGAGGCCTACGCCCGCACCCTCGACGACGCGCTGCACTTCAGCCCGCTGGTGCTGATCTTCGCGGCGGCGTTTCTGGCGGCCACCGTGGTGATCGCCGTGCCAAAGATGAACTTCACCTTCACGCCGGCCACCGATTCCGGCACGCTGCGCGCCAGCCTGCGCCTGCCCAGCGGGCTGTCACTGAGCAGCACCAACCAGCTGCTGGGCCGCCTGGAAAACTACTTCCTGAGCCAGAAGGACGTGCAGACGGTGCAGTCGTCGGTGTCAAACAGCGGCGCCAGCGTCAACATCACCCTGAAGCCCATCGAGGAGCGCCCCAGCATCAACACGCTGACCCGGGAGTACCAGCAGGGGCTGCGCAACCTCTACAGCGACCAGCCCAACGTGCGGGCCAACATCTTCAGCCAGGGCGGGTTCCGGGGCCAGGGCAGCCAGCAGAGCATCAATCTGGTGTCGTCGAACTTCGATCTGCTCAAGGAGCGCGCCGGGCTGGCCGTCACCACCCTGGAGGCCGATCCCAACATCCTGAGCGTCAGCAGCAGCCTGGACAACACCAACCTGGAAAACCGCTTCGTACCGAACCAGAACCTGCTTGCCGGCACCGGCCTGAGCGCCAGCAACGTCGCCAGCACCCTCAACAACTACGCGTCGGGCACCTCGGCCGGCAGCGTGGAAGTCGGCGGCGTCACGTACCCGATTCAGGTCACGGTGGACCCGGCCCGCCTCACCGACGAGCAGAGCCTGCTGTCACTGCCCATCTATTCCAGCACCCTGAGGAGCAACCTGACGGTGGGGCAGCTCGGCCGCGTGACCCAGGGCAGCGCGCCCAACCGCATCGAGCGCAGCAACCGTATCTACAGTTTGTCGCTCAACTACCAGCCGGCCACCGACACGGCCCTCAGCACCAATGCGCTCACCCAGCAGGTGCAAGACGACCTCACCAAAGCCGGGGTGCTCGACAACCTGGTGTCGGTGGGCGCGGCGGACCGCAACGGCGGCGCGGCGCTGGGCAACACCCTGGGTACCCTGGGCGTGCAGGCCTTCGCCCTCTCGCTGCTGCTGGTGTACCTGGTGATGGGGTCGCAGTTCAACTCGTTTCGCTACCCCTTCTACCTGCTCTTGCCGGTGCCGTTCGCGGTGGCCGGGGCGCTGTGGGTCATCGCGCTGACCGGCAACAGCCTGGACATCTTCGGCGTGCTGGGCTTTTTGCTCCTGATCGGCCTGTCGGCCAAGAACGCCATCATCTACCTCGAATTCGTGGTGGAAAAGATGCAGGAAATGCCGTTCCGGGAGGCTCTGATCGAAGCCAGCCGCCTGCGCTTCCGGCCGATCATCATGACCACGCTGACGGTGCTGGTGATCAGCGTGCCGCTGCTGCTCAACACTGGCAGCGGTTCGGAATACGGCAAGAGCATCTCGCTGGTGATCGTGGGCGGCGTGAGCGTATCGGCGTTCATGACCTTCTTCGTGGTGCCCGCAGCCTTCTACCTGTTCGAGCGCCGCCGGGCCGAGAAAAACCAGCCGCCTCTGCCGGCGCGGCCCACCGCCGAGGAGCGCCCGCTGCCGCGCACCGAAGGCGGCTACGCACCGGGCCGCTGA
- a CDS encoding GH39 family glycosyl hydrolase: MTLHLLRRAAWPLLGTCLFGLAAAAPATLTLDTTRATPLPPTVIGGFNYGNWMPVVEAQKDLRSVAPTLLRFPGGNVGDENDLTAANFVPLKSNLELLTTGPKPPALMVQTRVFGGKPGAKNAPEDAAQAARDAQAQQLQVAYWEIGNEPDLYSVNRGDASWTPERYCDTFRAQRQAILKVDPGAKFAGPAVSNTGDGAVNFLSRFVKNCGDIVDLLTWHEYPTDGTRSDAEALSSVSVIDRDVKRFRALLDSQESNPLGYTRHTPLGVTEYSLSYVSARPRHLSDQVGALWAAEATARLAEQGVSVAAYFALQATGAHGLVDLAGIPRPTLYAFQQLRHLTGEGRPLTSDDPALWLHAAQEGALLTVLATNTATEAHPLSTALPGYQLIGGKTFTEKTVEEEDDMVRLPLGATLDLPARSLTRLVYKRQ; encoded by the coding sequence GTGACCCTTCATCTCCTTCGCCGGGCGGCGTGGCCGCTCCTCGGCACCTGTCTGTTTGGCCTCGCCGCCGCCGCGCCCGCCACCCTGACGTTGGACACCACGCGCGCCACGCCGCTGCCCCCCACGGTGATCGGCGGCTTCAATTACGGCAACTGGATGCCGGTGGTAGAGGCGCAGAAGGACCTCAGGAGCGTCGCGCCGACCCTGTTGCGTTTTCCCGGCGGCAACGTGGGCGACGAGAACGATCTGACAGCCGCGAATTTCGTGCCGCTCAAGTCCAACCTGGAACTGCTCACCACCGGGCCAAAGCCGCCGGCCCTGATGGTGCAGACCCGCGTGTTCGGCGGCAAACCGGGGGCCAAAAACGCCCCGGAAGACGCCGCCCAGGCCGCCCGCGACGCCCAGGCCCAGCAGCTCCAAGTGGCGTACTGGGAAATCGGCAACGAACCGGACCTGTACTCGGTGAACCGGGGCGACGCCAGCTGGACGCCGGAACGTTACTGCGACACCTTCCGCGCGCAGCGGCAGGCCATTCTCAAGGTCGACCCGGGAGCCAAATTCGCCGGGCCGGCGGTGTCCAACACCGGCGACGGAGCGGTGAATTTCCTGAGCCGCTTCGTGAAGAACTGCGGTGACATCGTGGACCTGCTGACCTGGCACGAGTACCCCACCGACGGCACCAGGAGCGACGCCGAGGCGCTCTCCAGCGTGTCAGTGATCGACCGCGACGTGAAGCGCTTCCGCGCCCTGCTGGACAGCCAGGAGAGCAATCCGCTGGGGTACACGCGCCACACCCCGCTGGGCGTCACCGAGTACAGCCTGTCGTATGTCTCGGCCCGCCCGCGCCACCTCAGCGATCAGGTGGGGGCGCTGTGGGCGGCCGAGGCGACAGCGCGGCTGGCCGAGCAGGGCGTGAGCGTGGCGGCTTACTTCGCCCTGCAGGCCACCGGAGCGCACGGCCTGGTGGACCTGGCAGGCATTCCGAGGCCTACCCTCTACGCTTTCCAGCAACTGCGCCACCTGACCGGCGAGGGGCGGCCGCTGACCAGCGACGACCCGGCGCTGTGGCTTCACGCTGCCCAGGAGGGGGCGCTGCTGACCGTGCTGGCGACCAACACCGCCACCGAGGCGCACCCGCTCAGCACCGCGCTGCCAGGCTATCAGCTGATCGGCGGTAAGACCTTTACCGAGAAGACTGTCGAGGAGGAAGACGACATGGTCCGCCTACCGCTGGGCGCCACACTGGACCTGCCGGCCCGTTCGCTGACCCGGCTGGTGTACAAGCGTCAGTAA
- a CDS encoding urease subunit gamma has product MQLTERERDKLLIHAAAEVARRRRQRGLKLNHPEAVAYITAEVLEGIRDGRSVQELMGWGATLLSPDDVMDGVPEMIHDIQVEGTFPDGTKLVTIHDPIRGGQSARVAGEYLLADGEIELNAGRPVTALLVANTADRPIQVGSHFHFFEVNAALSFDRAAAYGLRLDIPAGTAVRFEPGEEREVKLVPLGGSRTVYGMNNLVGGQLAERREEALERARQRGFLDSP; this is encoded by the coding sequence GTGCAACTCACCGAACGCGAGCGCGACAAGCTGCTGATCCATGCCGCCGCCGAGGTGGCCCGGCGGCGGCGGCAGCGCGGTCTGAAACTCAATCATCCTGAAGCGGTCGCCTACATCACGGCCGAGGTGCTCGAAGGCATTCGCGACGGGCGCAGCGTACAGGAGCTGATGGGCTGGGGTGCCACGCTGCTGAGCCCCGACGACGTGATGGACGGCGTGCCGGAAATGATTCACGACATTCAGGTGGAGGGCACCTTCCCCGACGGCACCAAGCTGGTGACGATCCACGACCCGATTCGCGGCGGCCAGAGCGCGCGGGTGGCCGGCGAGTACCTGCTGGCAGACGGCGAGATCGAGCTCAACGCCGGCCGGCCCGTCACCGCCCTATTGGTCGCCAACACCGCCGACCGACCGATTCAGGTGGGCAGCCACTTTCACTTCTTCGAGGTGAACGCCGCGCTGAGCTTCGACCGCGCCGCTGCCTACGGCTTGAGGCTCGACATCCCCGCTGGCACCGCCGTGCGCTTCGAGCCGGGCGAGGAGCGGGAAGTGAAGCTGGTGCCGTTGGGCGGCAGCCGCACGGTGTACGGCATGAACAACCTCGTCGGCGGGCAATTGGCAGAGCGCCGCGAAGAAGCGCTGGAACGGGCCAGACAGCGCGGCTTTCTGGACTCGCCATGA
- the ureC gene encoding urease subunit alpha, with product MNISRRQYADLYGPTTGDRIRLGDTALLIEIERDLTTYGEEVKFGGGKVIRDGLGQSSTAVRTDPDVPDLVITNAVILDHWGVIKADVGVKNGRITAIGKAGNPGTQDGVTPGLTIGASTEIIAGEHHILTAGGVDSHIHFIAPQQCWTALESGVTTMIGGGTGPTAGTSATTCTPGEWHLHRMFEALSGLPLNFGLLGKGNASTPGPLAEQVRAGALGLKLHEDWGTTPAAIDAALSVAEEYDVQIAIHTDTLNESGFVEDSIRAFAGRTIHTYHTEGAGGGHAPDIIKVAGLPNVLPSSTNPTMPFTVNTIHEHLDMLMVCHHLSPRIPEDVSFAESRIRPETIAAEDVLHDLGVFSMMSSDSQAMGRVGEVITRTWQTAHKMKVQRGALLPDTRADNFRARRYVAKYTINPAITHGVSHEVGSVEVGKLADLVLWKPAFFGAKTAMVIKGGLVVAAQMGDANASIPTPQPVYPRPMFAAYGSALDATCLHFVSAVSLQEGHLPEVGRRYAAVQNTRRIGKADMVLNDAAPQIEVNPETYEVRVDGELVTCEPLSEVPLGQKYFLF from the coding sequence ATGAACATCTCGCGCCGCCAGTACGCCGACCTCTACGGCCCCACCACCGGCGACCGCATCCGCCTGGGCGACACGGCGCTGCTGATCGAAATCGAGCGCGACCTGACCACCTACGGCGAGGAAGTCAAGTTCGGCGGCGGCAAGGTGATCCGCGACGGCCTGGGCCAGAGCAGCACCGCCGTTCGCACCGACCCCGATGTGCCGGACCTGGTGATCACCAACGCGGTGATTCTCGATCACTGGGGCGTCATCAAGGCCGACGTGGGCGTCAAGAACGGGCGCATCACGGCCATCGGCAAGGCCGGCAACCCCGGCACCCAGGACGGCGTGACGCCGGGGCTCACCATCGGGGCCAGCACCGAGATCATTGCCGGCGAACACCACATCCTGACGGCCGGGGGCGTGGACAGCCACATTCACTTCATCGCGCCGCAGCAGTGCTGGACGGCGCTGGAGTCGGGCGTCACCACCATGATCGGCGGCGGCACCGGCCCCACCGCCGGCACCTCGGCCACCACCTGCACGCCCGGCGAATGGCACCTGCACCGCATGTTCGAAGCACTCAGCGGGCTGCCGCTCAACTTCGGCCTACTGGGCAAAGGCAACGCCAGCACCCCCGGCCCGCTCGCCGAGCAGGTGCGGGCCGGCGCGCTGGGCCTCAAGCTCCACGAGGACTGGGGCACCACCCCGGCGGCCATCGACGCGGCGCTCAGCGTGGCCGAAGAGTACGACGTGCAGATCGCCATCCACACCGACACGCTCAACGAATCGGGCTTCGTGGAAGACAGCATCCGGGCCTTCGCCGGGCGCACCATCCACACCTACCACACCGAGGGGGCCGGGGGCGGGCACGCGCCGGACATCATCAAGGTGGCGGGGCTGCCCAACGTGCTGCCGAGCTCGACCAACCCGACCATGCCGTTTACCGTCAACACCATCCACGAGCACCTCGACATGCTGATGGTCTGCCACCACCTCTCGCCGCGCATCCCCGAGGATGTCAGCTTCGCCGAATCGCGCATCCGTCCCGAAACCATCGCCGCCGAGGACGTGCTCCACGATCTGGGCGTGTTCTCGATGATGAGCAGCGACTCGCAGGCGATGGGCCGGGTGGGTGAGGTGATCACCCGCACCTGGCAGACGGCCCACAAGATGAAGGTGCAGCGCGGAGCCCTCTTGCCCGACACCCGCGCCGACAACTTCCGGGCCAGGCGCTACGTCGCCAAGTACACCATCAACCCGGCCATCACGCACGGCGTTTCGCACGAGGTCGGCAGCGTGGAAGTCGGCAAGCTGGCCGATCTGGTGCTGTGGAAACCGGCCTTCTTCGGGGCCAAGACGGCGATGGTGATCAAGGGCGGGCTGGTGGTGGCCGCGCAGATGGGCGACGCCAACGCCAGCATTCCCACCCCGCAGCCGGTCTACCCGCGCCCGATGTTCGCCGCCTACGGCAGCGCGCTGGACGCCACCTGCCTGCATTTCGTCTCGGCGGTGAGCCTGCAGGAAGGCCACCTGCCCGAGGTGGGCCGCCGCTACGCCGCCGTGCAGAACACCCGCCGCATCGGCAAGGCCGACATGGTGCTGAACGACGCCGCGCCGCAGATCGAGGTGAATCCCGAAACCTACGAGGTGCGGGTGGACGGTGAGCTCGTGACCTGTGAGCCGCTCAGCGAAGTGCCGCTGGGGCAGAAGTATTTTCTGTTCTGA
- a CDS encoding hydrogenase maturation nickel metallochaperone HypA, producing the protein MHEASIALSLVDLARDVLREHGAGRATSLTVRIGEWSSVVPEALQAAFPASAHGTPLEGAHLNVVRVPGVGECPEHGPVELELARGLRCPTCGAPTPQLLQGDELELDELELI; encoded by the coding sequence ATGCATGAAGCCTCCATCGCCCTTTCCCTCGTCGACCTCGCCCGCGACGTGCTGCGCGAACATGGCGCCGGGCGCGCCACATCGCTCACGGTGCGGATCGGCGAGTGGTCGAGCGTGGTGCCGGAAGCCTTGCAGGCCGCCTTTCCCGCCAGTGCCCACGGCACGCCGCTCGAAGGCGCCCACCTGAACGTGGTGCGGGTGCCAGGAGTGGGCGAATGCCCCGAGCACGGCCCGGTGGAGCTGGAGCTGGCGCGCGGCCTGCGCTGCCCGACGTGCGGCGCGCCGACCCCCCAGTTGCTACAAGGCGACGAACTCGAACTCGACGAGCTGGAACTGATCTGA
- the hypB gene encoding hydrogenase nickel incorporation protein HypB, with protein MTAPTPRIVSVRQHILKDNDRLAAENRRTFAAAGVRAINLASSPGAGKTALLERTLQDLAGEIGMAVAVGDLATENDAARLRQWDAQAEQIVTGTVCHLDAAMVQRVLPRFDLEALDVLFLENVGNLVCPSSYDLGEAARAVLISTTEGEDKPLKYPTMFNTADVVVITKMDLAEAVDFDLALCRENIDRARPGVPVIELSSKKGSGLDGWYAFVRGDTP; from the coding sequence ATGACTGCCCCCACCCCCCGTATCGTGAGCGTGCGTCAGCACATCCTCAAGGACAACGACCGCCTGGCCGCCGAGAACCGCCGCACCTTCGCCGCTGCCGGGGTGCGGGCGATCAATCTGGCGAGCAGCCCCGGCGCCGGAAAAACGGCCCTGCTGGAGCGCACCCTGCAAGACCTGGCCGGAGAAATCGGCATGGCGGTGGCGGTGGGCGACCTCGCCACCGAGAACGACGCCGCCCGGCTGCGGCAGTGGGACGCCCAGGCCGAGCAGATCGTTACCGGTACCGTCTGCCACCTCGACGCGGCGATGGTGCAGCGGGTGCTGCCGCGCTTCGACCTGGAGGCGCTGGACGTGCTGTTTCTGGAAAACGTGGGCAACCTGGTGTGTCCCAGTTCCTACGATCTGGGCGAGGCGGCCCGCGCGGTGCTGATCTCGACCACCGAGGGCGAGGACAAGCCGCTCAAGTACCCCACCATGTTCAACACCGCCGACGTGGTGGTGATCACCAAGATGGACCTGGCCGAAGCGGTGGACTTCGATCTGGCGCTGTGCCGCGAGAACATCGACCGGGCGCGGCCCGGCGTGCCGGTCATCGAACTCAGCAGCAAGAAGGGCTCGGGGCTCGACGGGTGGTACGCCTTCGTGCGCGGAGACACACCCTGA